A portion of the Homo sapiens chromosome 16, GRCh38.p14 Primary Assembly genome contains these proteins:
- the PLEKHG4 gene encoding puratrophin-1 isoform 2 (isoform 2 is encoded by transcript variant 5), whose translation MERPLENGDESPDSQGHATDWRFAVCSFRDAWEEEEPASQMHVKDPGPPRPPAGATQDEELQGSPLSRKFQLPPAADESGDAQRGTVESSSVLSEGPGPSGVESLLCPMSSHLSLAQGTRDVQGRAVLLLCAHSPAWLQSECSSQELIRLLLYLRSIPRPEVQALGLTVLVDARICAPSSSLFSGLSQLQEAAPGAVYQVLLVGSTLLKEVPSGLQLEQLPSQSLLTHIPTAGLPTSLGGGLPYCHQAWLDFRRRLEALLQNCQAACALLQGAIESVKAVPQPMEPGEVGQLLQQTEVLMQQVLDSPWLAWLQCQGGRELTWLKQEVPEVTLSPDYRTAMDKADELYDRVDGLLHQLTLQSNQRIQALELVQTLEARESGLHQIEVWLQQVGWPALEEAGEPSLDMLLQAQGSFQELYQVAQEQVRQGEKFLQPLTGWEAAELDPPGARFLALRAQLTEFSRALAQRCQRLADAERLFQLFREALTWAEEGQRVLAELEQERPGVVLQQLQLHWTRHPDLPPAHFRKMWALATGLGSEAIRQECRWAWARCQDTWLALDQKLEASLKLPPVGSTASLCVSQVPAAPAHPPLRKAYSFDRNLGQSLSEPACHCHHAATIAACRRPEAGGGALPQASPTVPPPGSSDPRSLNRLQLVLAEMVATEREYVRALEYTMENYFPELDRPDVPQGLRGQRAHLFGNLEKLRDFHCHFFLRELEACTRHPPRVAYAFLRHRVQFGMYALYSKNKPRSDALMSSYGHTFFKDKQQALGDHLDLASYLLKPIQRMGKYALLLQELARACGGPTQELSALREAQSLVHFQLRHGNDLLAMDAIQGCDVNLKEQGQLVRQDEFVVRTGRHKSVRRIFLFEELLLFSKPRHGPTGVDTFAYKRSFKMADLGLTECCGNSNLRFEIWFRRRKARDTFVLQASSLAIKQAWTADISHLLWRQAVHNKEVRMAEMVSMGVGNKAFRDIAPSEEAINDRTVNYVLKCREVRSRASIAVAPFDHDSLYLGASNSLPGDPASCSVLGSLNLHLYRDPALLGLRCPLYPSFPEEAALEAEAELGGQPSLTAEDSEISSQCPSASGSSGSDSSCVSGQALGRGLEDLPCV comes from the exons CACCGACTGGAGATTTGCTGTGTGCAGTTTCAGGGATGCCTGGGAAGAGGAGGAACCTGCTTCCCAGATGCACGTTAAGGACCCAGGTCCTCCAAGACCACCAGCCGGGGCCACCCAGGATGAGGAGCTACAGGGCAGCCCCTTGTCCAGGAAATTCCAGTTACCCCCAGCTGCAGATGAGTCGGGGGATGCCCAGAGGGGCACAGTAGAAAGCTCCTCAGTCCTGTCAGAAGGGCCAGGCCCCTCTGGAGTGGAGAGTCTCCTATGCCCcatgtcctcccacctcagcttggCACAGG GGACTCGGGATGTCCAAGGCCGGGCAGTGCTGCTTCTGTGTGCCCACAGCCCAGCCTGGCTTCAGTCTGAGTGCAGCAGCCAGGAACTCATCCGCCTCCTGCTGTACCTGCGAAGCATCCCCAG GCCCGAAGTACAGGCACTGGGACTGACAGTGCTAGTTGATGCCCGAATTTGTGCTCCAagttcttccctcttctctgggCTCAGCCAACTACAA GAAGCAGCCCCAGGGGCCGTGTACCAGGTGCTGCTAGTGGGAAGCACGCTGCTGAAGGAAGTGCCTTCCGGGCTGCAG CTGGAGCAGTTGCCTTCTCAGAGCCTGCTGACCCACATCCCAACGGCGGGGCTGCCCACTTCGCTAGGAGGAGGCCTGCCTtactgccaccaggcctggctggaTTTCCGAAGG CGGCTGGAAGCTCTACTACAGAACTGCCAGGCAGCTTGTGCCCTGCTCCAGGGGGCCATCGAAAGTGTGAAGGCTGTGCCCCAGCCCATGGAGCCTGGG GAGGTCGGTCAGCTGCTACAGCAGACAGAGGTCCTGATGCAGCAGGTGCTAGACTCGCCATGGCTGGCATGGCTACAATGCCAGGGGGGCCGGGAGCTGACATGGCTGAAGCAAGAGGTCCCAGAGGTGACCCTGAGCCCAGACTACAG GACGGCAATGGACAAGGCTGACGAGCTATATGACCGGGTGGATGGATTGCTGCACCAACTGACCCTGCAGAGCAACCAGCGAATACAGGCCCTAGAGTTGGTCCAAACACTGGAGGCCCGGGAAAGCGGACTGCACCAG ATTGAAGTGTGGCTGCAGCAGGTGGGCTGGCCAGCactggaggaggctggggagccCTCGCTGGACATGCTGCTCCAGGCCCAAGGCTCTTTTCAGGAGCTGTACCAGGTTGCCCAG GAGCAGGTCAGGCAAGGGGAGAAGTTTCTGCAGCCGCTGACTGGCTGGGAGGCGGCTGAACTGGACCCCCCTGGGGCACGCTTTCTGGCCCTGCGAGCCCAGCTGACTGAATTCTCTAGGGCTTTGGCCCAGCGGTGCCAGCGGCTGGCGGATGCTGAGAGGCTGTTTCAGCTCTTCAGGGAG GCCTTGACGTGGGCTGAGGAGGGGCAGCGAGTGTTGGCAGAGCTGGAGCAGGAACGCCCGGGGGTTGTGTtgcagcagctgcagctgcactgGACCAGGCACCCTGACTTGCCTCCTGCCCACTTCCGAAAGATGTGGGCTCTGGCCACGGGGCTGGGCTCAGAGGCCATCCGCCAGGAGTGCCGCTGGGCCTGGGCGCGGTGCCAGGACACCTGGCTGGCCCTGGACCAAAAGCTTGAGGCTTCACTGAAGCTACCACCGGTGGGCAGCACAGCTAGCCTGTGTGTCAGCCAGGTCCCCGCTGCACCTGCCCACCCTCCCCTGAGGAAGGCCTACAGCTTCGATCGGAATCTGGGGCAGAGTCTCAGTGAACCTGCCTGCCACTGCCACCATGCGGCCACTATTGCTGCCTGCCGCAgaccagaggctggaggaggtgccCTGCCCCAGGCATCCCCTACTGTGCCTCCACCAGGCAGCTCTGACCCCAGGAGCCTCAACAG GCTACAGCTGGTGCTGGCAGAGATGGTGGCCACGGAGCGGGAGTATGTCCGGGCTCTAGAGTACACTATGGAGAACTATTTCCCCGAGCTGGATCGCCCCGATGTGCCCCAGGGCCTCCGCGGTCAGCGTGCCCACCTCTTTGGCAACCTGGAGAAGCTGCGGGACTTCCACTGCCACTTCTTCCTGCGTGAGCTGGAGGCTTGCACCCGGCACCCACCACGAGTGGCCTATGCCTTCCTGCGCCAT AGGGTGCAGTTTGGGATGTACGCGCTCTACAGCAAGAATAAGCCTCGCTCCGATGCCCTGATGTCAAGCTATGGGCACACCTTCTTCAAG GACAAGCAGCAAGCACTGGGGGACCACCTGGACCTGGCCTCCTACCTGCTAAAGCCCATCCAGCGCATGGGCAAGTACGCACTGCTGCTGCAGGAGCTGGCACGGGCCTGCGGGGGCCCCACGCAGGAGCTCAGTGCGCTGCGGGAGGCCCAGAGCCTTGTGCACTTCCAGCTGCGGCACGGAAACGACCTGCTGGCCATGGACGCCATCCAGGGCTGTGAT GTTAACCTCAAGGAACAGGGGCAGCTGGTGCGACAGGATGAGTTTGTGGTGCGCACTGGGCGCCACAAGTCCGTGCGCCGCATCTTCCTTTTTGAGGAGCTGCTGCTCTTCAGCAAGCCTCGCCATGGGCCCACAGGGGTTGACACATTTGCCTACAAGCGCTCCTTCAAG ATGGCAGACCTTGGTCTCACTGAGTGCTGTGGGAACAGCAACCTGCGCTTCGAGATCTGGTTCCGCCGCCGCAAGGCCAGGGACACCTTTGTGCTGCAGGCCTCCAGCCTGGCTATCAAGCAGGCCTGGACAGCTGACATCTCCCACCTGCTTTGGAGGCAGGCCGTCCACAACAAGG AGGTGCGCATGGCTGAGATGGTGTCCATGGGTGTGGGGAACAAGGCCTTCCGAGACATTGCTCCCAGCGAGGAAGCCATCAACGACCGCACCGTCAACTATGTCCTGAAGTGCCGAG AAGTTCGCTCTCGGGCGTCCATTGCCGTAGCCCCGTTTGACCATGACAGCCTCTACCTGGGGGCCTCGAACTCCCTTCCTGGAGACCCTGCCTCTTGCTCTGTTCTGGGGTCCCTCAACCTGCACCTGTACAGAGACCCAGCTCTTCTGGGTCTCCGCTGTCCCCTGTATCCCAGCTTCCCAGAGGAAGCagcactggaggctgaggcagagctgGGCGGCCAGCCCTCTTTGA CTGCTGAGGACTCAGAGATCTCGTCCCAATGCCCATCAGCCAGTGGCTCCAGTGGCTCTGACAGCAGCTGTGTGTCAGGGCAGGCCCTGGGTAGGGGCCTGGAGGACTTACCCTGT GTCTGA
- the PLEKHG4 gene encoding puratrophin-1 isoform X4 translates to MATLPGTRDVQGRAVLLLCAHSPAWLQSECSSQELIRLLLYLRSIPRPEVQALGLTVLVDARICAPSSSLFSGLSQLQEAAPGAVYQVLLVGSTLLKEVPSGLQLEQLPSQSLLTHIPTAGLPTSLGGGLPYCHQAWLDFRRRLEALLQNCQAACALLQGAIESVKAVPQPMEPGEVGQLLQQTEVLMQQVLDSPWLAWLQCQGGRELTWLKQEVPEVTLSPDYRTAMDKADELYDRVDGLLHQLTLQSNQRIQALELVQTLEARESGLHQIEVWLQQVGWPALEEAGEPSLDMLLQAQGSFQELYQVAQEQVRQGEKFLQPLTGWEAAELDPPGARFLALRAQLTEFSRALAQRCQRLADAERLFQLFREALTWAEEGQRVLAELEQERPGVVLQQLQLHWTRHPDLPPAHFRKMWALATGLGSEAIRQECRWAWARCQDTWLALDQKLEASLKLPPVGSTASLCVSQVPAAPAHPPLRKAYSFDRNLGQSLSEPACHCHHAATIAACRRPEAGGGALPQASPTVPPPGSSDPRSLNRLQLVLAEMVATEREYVRALEYTMENYFPELDRPDVPQGLRGQRAHLFGNLEKLRDFHCHFFLRELEACTRHPPRVAYAFLRHRVQFGMYALYSKNKPRSDALMSSYGHTFFKDKQQALGDHLDLASYLLKPIQRMGKYALLLQELARACGGPTQELSALREAQSLVHFQLRHGNDLLAMDAIQGCDVNLKEQGQLVRQDEFVVRTGRHKSVRRIFLFEELLLFSKPRHGPTGVDTFAYKRSFKMADLGLTECCGNSNLRFEIWFRRRKARDTFVLQASSLAIKQAWTADISHLLWRQAVHNKEVRMAEMVSMGVGNKAFRDIAPSEEAINDRTVNYVLKCREVRSRASIAVAPFDHDSLYLGASNSLPGDPASCSVLGSLNLHLYRDPALLGLRCPLYPSFPEEAALEAEAELGGQPSLISLPSC, encoded by the exons ATGGCCACCTTGCCAG GGACTCGGGATGTCCAAGGCCGGGCAGTGCTGCTTCTGTGTGCCCACAGCCCAGCCTGGCTTCAGTCTGAGTGCAGCAGCCAGGAACTCATCCGCCTCCTGCTGTACCTGCGAAGCATCCCCAG GCCCGAAGTACAGGCACTGGGACTGACAGTGCTAGTTGATGCCCGAATTTGTGCTCCAagttcttccctcttctctgggCTCAGCCAACTACAA GAAGCAGCCCCAGGGGCCGTGTACCAGGTGCTGCTAGTGGGAAGCACGCTGCTGAAGGAAGTGCCTTCCGGGCTGCAG CTGGAGCAGTTGCCTTCTCAGAGCCTGCTGACCCACATCCCAACGGCGGGGCTGCCCACTTCGCTAGGAGGAGGCCTGCCTtactgccaccaggcctggctggaTTTCCGAAGG CGGCTGGAAGCTCTACTACAGAACTGCCAGGCAGCTTGTGCCCTGCTCCAGGGGGCCATCGAAAGTGTGAAGGCTGTGCCCCAGCCCATGGAGCCTGGG GAGGTCGGTCAGCTGCTACAGCAGACAGAGGTCCTGATGCAGCAGGTGCTAGACTCGCCATGGCTGGCATGGCTACAATGCCAGGGGGGCCGGGAGCTGACATGGCTGAAGCAAGAGGTCCCAGAGGTGACCCTGAGCCCAGACTACAG GACGGCAATGGACAAGGCTGACGAGCTATATGACCGGGTGGATGGATTGCTGCACCAACTGACCCTGCAGAGCAACCAGCGAATACAGGCCCTAGAGTTGGTCCAAACACTGGAGGCCCGGGAAAGCGGACTGCACCAG ATTGAAGTGTGGCTGCAGCAGGTGGGCTGGCCAGCactggaggaggctggggagccCTCGCTGGACATGCTGCTCCAGGCCCAAGGCTCTTTTCAGGAGCTGTACCAGGTTGCCCAG GAGCAGGTCAGGCAAGGGGAGAAGTTTCTGCAGCCGCTGACTGGCTGGGAGGCGGCTGAACTGGACCCCCCTGGGGCACGCTTTCTGGCCCTGCGAGCCCAGCTGACTGAATTCTCTAGGGCTTTGGCCCAGCGGTGCCAGCGGCTGGCGGATGCTGAGAGGCTGTTTCAGCTCTTCAGGGAG GCCTTGACGTGGGCTGAGGAGGGGCAGCGAGTGTTGGCAGAGCTGGAGCAGGAACGCCCGGGGGTTGTGTtgcagcagctgcagctgcactgGACCAGGCACCCTGACTTGCCTCCTGCCCACTTCCGAAAGATGTGGGCTCTGGCCACGGGGCTGGGCTCAGAGGCCATCCGCCAGGAGTGCCGCTGGGCCTGGGCGCGGTGCCAGGACACCTGGCTGGCCCTGGACCAAAAGCTTGAGGCTTCACTGAAGCTACCACCGGTGGGCAGCACAGCTAGCCTGTGTGTCAGCCAGGTCCCCGCTGCACCTGCCCACCCTCCCCTGAGGAAGGCCTACAGCTTCGATCGGAATCTGGGGCAGAGTCTCAGTGAACCTGCCTGCCACTGCCACCATGCGGCCACTATTGCTGCCTGCCGCAgaccagaggctggaggaggtgccCTGCCCCAGGCATCCCCTACTGTGCCTCCACCAGGCAGCTCTGACCCCAGGAGCCTCAACAG GCTACAGCTGGTGCTGGCAGAGATGGTGGCCACGGAGCGGGAGTATGTCCGGGCTCTAGAGTACACTATGGAGAACTATTTCCCCGAGCTGGATCGCCCCGATGTGCCCCAGGGCCTCCGCGGTCAGCGTGCCCACCTCTTTGGCAACCTGGAGAAGCTGCGGGACTTCCACTGCCACTTCTTCCTGCGTGAGCTGGAGGCTTGCACCCGGCACCCACCACGAGTGGCCTATGCCTTCCTGCGCCAT AGGGTGCAGTTTGGGATGTACGCGCTCTACAGCAAGAATAAGCCTCGCTCCGATGCCCTGATGTCAAGCTATGGGCACACCTTCTTCAAG GACAAGCAGCAAGCACTGGGGGACCACCTGGACCTGGCCTCCTACCTGCTAAAGCCCATCCAGCGCATGGGCAAGTACGCACTGCTGCTGCAGGAGCTGGCACGGGCCTGCGGGGGCCCCACGCAGGAGCTCAGTGCGCTGCGGGAGGCCCAGAGCCTTGTGCACTTCCAGCTGCGGCACGGAAACGACCTGCTGGCCATGGACGCCATCCAGGGCTGTGAT GTTAACCTCAAGGAACAGGGGCAGCTGGTGCGACAGGATGAGTTTGTGGTGCGCACTGGGCGCCACAAGTCCGTGCGCCGCATCTTCCTTTTTGAGGAGCTGCTGCTCTTCAGCAAGCCTCGCCATGGGCCCACAGGGGTTGACACATTTGCCTACAAGCGCTCCTTCAAG ATGGCAGACCTTGGTCTCACTGAGTGCTGTGGGAACAGCAACCTGCGCTTCGAGATCTGGTTCCGCCGCCGCAAGGCCAGGGACACCTTTGTGCTGCAGGCCTCCAGCCTGGCTATCAAGCAGGCCTGGACAGCTGACATCTCCCACCTGCTTTGGAGGCAGGCCGTCCACAACAAGG AGGTGCGCATGGCTGAGATGGTGTCCATGGGTGTGGGGAACAAGGCCTTCCGAGACATTGCTCCCAGCGAGGAAGCCATCAACGACCGCACCGTCAACTATGTCCTGAAGTGCCGAG AAGTTCGCTCTCGGGCGTCCATTGCCGTAGCCCCGTTTGACCATGACAGCCTCTACCTGGGGGCCTCGAACTCCCTTCCTGGAGACCCTGCCTCTTGCTCTGTTCTGGGGTCCCTCAACCTGCACCTGTACAGAGACCCAGCTCTTCTGGGTCTCCGCTGTCCCCTGTATCCCAGCTTCCCAGAGGAAGCagcactggaggctgaggcagagctgGGCGGCCAGCCCTCTTTGA TCTCCCTCCCTAGCTGCTGA